One segment of Deinococcus multiflagellatus DNA contains the following:
- a CDS encoding metallophosphoesterase: MAVFRVLRAAGLGSLALGAASVSNTYRFVINRQQVALPGLTRPVRVAQLSDLHYGLFVGHRSVRRWVSAVLETQPDVIVITGDFLDSGVGTRRHRKLLDELSRLQAPLGVYGVWGNHDWTSLNTNAARTTFAERLRLAGVRLINNAGVQLRDDLYVAGVDDWWFGTQDLDAALRGRAGGAVVLLAHNPDYLTQVPAWVGLTLSGHTHGGQVRLPLFGALKKRSTLLNVLRGWVRGTRIVQSPAEGQPTQAPAGEALGFVSQGLGVTGVPLRWACPAEVVVFELEPAPA, encoded by the coding sequence ATGGCTGTCTTCCGTGTGCTGCGCGCCGCTGGCCTGGGGTCCCTGGCCCTGGGCGCCGCGTCCGTGTCCAATACCTACCGCTTCGTGATCAACCGGCAACAGGTGGCGTTGCCCGGCCTAACGCGCCCGGTGCGCGTGGCGCAGCTCAGCGACCTGCATTACGGCCTGTTCGTGGGGCACCGCTCGGTGCGGCGCTGGGTCTCGGCCGTTCTGGAGACGCAGCCAGACGTGATTGTCATTACCGGCGATTTTCTGGACAGCGGGGTGGGCACCCGGCGCCACCGCAAGTTGCTGGATGAACTCTCGCGCCTGCAGGCGCCGCTGGGTGTCTACGGGGTGTGGGGCAACCACGACTGGACCAGCCTGAACACCAACGCCGCGCGCACCACCTTTGCTGAGCGGCTGCGGCTGGCAGGCGTGCGCCTGATCAACAATGCGGGCGTGCAGCTGCGCGACGACCTGTATGTGGCGGGCGTGGACGACTGGTGGTTTGGCACCCAGGACCTGGACGCGGCGCTGCGGGGCAGGGCGGGCGGCGCGGTGGTGCTGCTGGCACACAACCCCGATTACCTCACCCAGGTGCCGGCCTGGGTGGGCCTGACCCTCAGTGGCCACACCCACGGCGGGCAGGTGCGGCTGCCGCTGTTCGGGGCGCTGAAGAAGCGCTCCACACTGCTGAACGTGCTGCGCGGCTGGGTGCGGGGCACCCGCATTGTGCAGTCGCCCGCCGAGGGCCAGCCCACCCAGGCCCCGGCGGGTGAGGCGCTGGGCTTTGTGTCGCAGGGGCTGGGGGTGACCGGCGTGCCGCTGCGCTGGGCCTGCCCGGCCGAGGTGGTGGTGTTCGAGCTGGAGCCGGCGCCGGCCTGA
- a CDS encoding IPT/TIG domain-containing protein — protein sequence MLRFLVASLVLTAPLVACAPAQQTAMVTVTPMLIKVSEAATRGGTVTIQGRYLGGPSTGRVRLGADERGQGGYLFPASAVRSWTDSEIVLTIPADAPVGGSWLFVEVAGRQSTGLPFSVRQ from the coding sequence ATGCTGCGTTTCTTGGTTGCTTCTTTAGTGTTGACCGCGCCCCTGGTGGCCTGCGCGCCCGCGCAGCAGACCGCCATGGTGACGGTAACCCCCATGCTCATCAAGGTGTCCGAGGCGGCCACGCGCGGCGGGACCGTGACCATTCAGGGCCGCTACCTGGGCGGGCCCAGCACCGGCCGGGTGCGCCTGGGCGCCGACGAGCGCGGCCAGGGCGGCTACCTCTTCCCCGCCAGCGCGGTGCGCTCGTGGACCGACAGCGAGATCGTGCTGACCATTCCCGCCGACGCCCCGGTGGGCGGCAGCTGGCTGTTCGTGGAAGTGGCCGGCCGGCAGTCCACAGGGCTGCCCTTCAGCGTTCGGCAGTAA